Below is a window of Streptomyces qaidamensis DNA.
GCCGAGCCCGGCTGGGCGCGCAGCGAACTGGCCGTGATGCGAGCCCTGTCGGGACCCTACTCCGAGCGGGCCAAACGCATTGAACCGAACCTGTCCAGGTACACGCCTCCCGCGGCCGTACCGGAGGGCAGCACCAGGCCCGCGCATCCACCCCCAAAGGTGAATAAACCGGGTGATCCGACTCCATCCAGCCCAGCGGGCAGTGACCCGAATTCGGGAATTTCCGATCTGACTGGAGAATCCGCGCCGTCTTCGACGGCCGGCGCGCACCGACAACAGACCCCGGAGGCAGAGCCGCTCATGCAGCGCACCACGACCGCAACGCCGGCCCTACTGGTGAACGTGCCCATGCGCAACACCTCGTTCGTCGGCCGGCAGGCGCTGCTGAGGGCCGTGGAGGAGCAACTCGCCGCCCAGGACACCGCGGCCGTGCTGCCCAACGCCCTGCACGGCCTGGGCGGCGTCGGCAAGTCCCAGCTGGCGCTGGAGTACATCTACACCCACCAGCGTGACTACCGGATCATCTGCTGGATCCCCGCCGAACGCGAGAGCCTCATCCTGGCCGCGCTCTCCTCCCTCGCCTCCCAGCTGGGCGTCGCCCCCTCCGGCCAGGACAGCCTGGGTGCCGCCGCCGCCAACACCGCCGTGCCCGCCGTACTGGAGGCGCTGCGCACGGGGACGCCGTACGACAACTGGCTGCTGGTCTTCGACAACGCAGAGGACATCGAGGCGGTGCGCGGCTACTTCCCGCACAACGGGCCGGGCAAGGTCATCGTCACCTCCCGGAACCGAGGCTGGGAACGGGTGGCCACCTCCCTGCCGGTGAACGTCTTCGAACGCGACGAGTCCATCGAGCTGCTCCAGAAGCGCGCCAAGGACCTGCCCCGGGAGGACGCCGACCGGCTCGCCGAAGCGCTCGGCGACCTCCCGCTGGCCGTGGAGCAGTCGGGCGCCTGGCTCGGCGTCACCGGCATGGAGGTGGACGAGTACCTCGAACTGCTGGCCCAGCGCAGCCCGGAGATCCTGGAGATCGAGCGGAGCCCCGATTACCCGGTCTCCGTCGCCGCCGCCTGGGACATCTCCCTGGAGCGCATCAGGGAGAACAATCCCGGAGCCCGGCAGCTGCTCGACATCTGCGCCAGCATGGCCCCCGAGCCGATCCCGCGGTCCATCCTGCGCAGCAGCAGGGGCGTGAACATCACACCGGAGATCGACCCGATGCTGCGCGAGCCGATCAAACTGAACCGGGCCATCCGCGACCTCAGCCAGTTCTCCCTGATCAGGGTCGATCCGCGGGCCGGCACCCTGCAGATGCACCGCCTGCTCCAGACCGTGCTCCTCGCCAAGCTGAGCGAAGAGGAACGCGAGCGGATGCGGGACGCCGCGCACCAGCTGCTGTCCGCCGCCAACCGGGGGCCTTACGGCTCCTCCCAGGAGTGGCGCGACTACCAGGCGCTGCTGCCCCACGTCCTCGCCTCCCAGGCGGTGACCAGCACCGACCCCTATGTGCGCGACCTGGTCTACGACACCATGTGGTTCCTCTACTACTGGGGTGACCACGAGGGCGCCGCGGTGTTCGGCCGGCAGGCATGGAGCGCCTGGCTCGCCGCCTCCGGCGAGGAGGACATCTATGTCATCCGCATGACCAAGGGCCTGGGCTTTCTCTTGCGTCAGGTCGGCCAGATCGCCGAGTCGATCCCGCTCACCGAGAAGGCCCTCGAGGTCTCCCGCCGGGTGCAGGTCGAGCCGGAGGAACTCATCGACTCCCTGTGCGAGATGTCCGACGCCCACCGGTACCAGGGCCGGTTCCAGCAGGCGCGGGACCTGGGCAAGGAGGCCACCGAACTGGCCCGTTCACAGTTCGGTTCCGAGGACCAGGCCACCCTGCGCGGGGCGCACAGCTGGGGCGTCGACCTACGGCTGTGCGGGCAGTACAAGGAAGCGCTGACGCTGGACACGGAGACCGCTCGTCAGCGTGACATCCTGTTCGGTGACGCCAGCTTCTTCACGCTCAACACCCTCCACTGCGTCGGCATCGACACCCGGGAGGCGGGCCAGTACCCCAAGGCCCGCGAACTGCAGGAGGACGTCTACCGCCGGGCTCTCGCGGCCCTCGGTGAGAAGCACCCCCTGACCTTGCGCATCGCCCGCGACCTCGGAGTCTGCCGCCGCAGGGACGGAGACCTCGCCGAGGGCGCCAAGCTGGCCGAGGAGACCCTGCGCAACTTCAAGTCCCGCTACGGCGACGAGCACCTGGACTCGCTGACCACGGCGACCAACGTCTGCGTCGACCGGCGTCTGGCCGGGGACCTGGAAGGCTCGCAGCGCCTCGCGGAGTCCACCGCGGCCAGGCTGGTGCGGCGCCTCGGGCAGAACCACGCGCACACCCTGGTGACCAGGGCGAACCTGGCCGCCACCGAACGGGCCCTGGGTTCCCTGGACGCCGCGCAGGAGCTGGAGGACGACGTGGTGCGCCGGCTGAGCGACACGGTCGGAGAGCAGCACGTCATCACCCTCACCGTCGGCATCGGCCAGGCCAACACCGCCTACGCGCGACTCGACTTCGAGCGGGCGCACTCGATCGACTCGGCCAACCTGCCGTTGCTGACCGAGGTGGCGGGCGGGGACCATCCGCTCACCCTCTCCTGCCTCTCCAACCTCGCACTCGATCTGCGGGGGCTCGGGCGCGGCGACGAGGCGGACGTACTCCAGCGCAAGGCGGTGGAGGGCTTCGCCGGAGTGCTGCGCACCGACCACCCCTGGCTCCAGGCCGCCCGCCAGCGCCGCCGCATCGAGTGCGACATCGCTCCCATGCCCATGTGACGACGGTCAACTTTCCTGTGGTACTGGTAAGTTGGTGCCACAGGAAAGTCGTGTCACGGGGGGCGCATGACGACGGTCGTGTTCGTCCATGGGACCGGGGTCCGCGAGCCGGGCCTCTCCGCGCTGGTCGCCCGGGTGACGGCCGGACTGACCGAACAGCGCGACCGCCTTCGGGTCGTTCCCTACGCCTGGGGAGCGGCACACGGTGCCACGCTCGCGGCCGGCGGGGCGAGCCTGCCGCCCCGGTCCGGCACCGCACGCGGCATCGGCGAAGGCCCGCCAGGACCGCCCCCCGGTGACGAGACGGCCGCGGCATGGGCCGCCCTCTACGCCGACCCGCTGGCCGAACTGGCCTTGGCCGCCGCCGGATCCGGCCCGCCCGTCGAGCGCCCGCCCGGCACCGTACCGCCGCAGCAGCGCATCCGTGCGCAGCTCACCGCACTCGCCGCCCGAGGCGACGAACCAGGAGCCGAGGCGGGCCCCGGTCTGGCCCGCGCCGCCACCGATCTGGCCGCCCATCCCCTGCTCGGCCCTGCCGCCGACGCCCTCGACCCGGCGGGCCTCGCGGTCCTCGCCGCGCGCTGCCTGACCGCCCGCCTCGTCGCCGACGCCCTCGACGCCGACTCCCCGCTCATACCCGTCGCCGAGACGCGGGACGCCGTCGCCGGCCGGATCGCCGAGGCCCTCGGCGCACCGCCCCGGGGTACGGAGCGCGGGCTGCGCTCCACCCTGCTGCGGACGGCCGGAGCGGTGGCCGCGCGCGCCGTCGAGCGCCGTCGGCGTGCCCTCACCGAGGCCGCCCATCCCGCCGCCGGCGACATCCTGCGCTATCTGAGCCGGGGTGCGGCCTGCCGGGACGGCCTGCGCACCCTCGTCACCGGACTGGAGCCGCCCGTCGCCCTGGTCGGTCACAGCCTCGGCGGCATCATCGCCCTCGACACGCTGATCTCCGCCCCGCTGCCCCAGGTCCGGCTCCTGGTGACTGCGGGCTCCCAAGGGCCCTTCCTCTACGAGTCGGGGTCCCTGCCATCCCTCGAACACCCCGCGCCGCTGCCGCCGCACGTCCCCGCCTGGCTGAACCTGTACGACCCGCGCGATCTGCTCGGCCACGTCGGTGCGGGACTCTTCCCGGACCGCGTCACCGACGTGGCCGTCGACAGCGGCCAGCCGTTCCCCGCCGCGCACAGCGCCTACTGGACGAACCCGGCCGTGTACCGCCACATCGCGGACCGACTGCCGTGACCGGGGCCGGGCCCGTGCCGTCCGTGGACCCCGTCCGGGTGCACGCCCTCGTCGTCGGGATCGAGGCGTACGAGGCCGGCGACCCCTGGCGGCTGCCCGGTCCCGCCCGGGACGCCGTCCGGTTCTGGCGGCTGCTGCGGGACGCCGGGGTCCCCGAGTCCCAACTGCGGCTGCACCTCAGCCCACTGCCGCCCTACGACCCGCACGTCCCCTACGCGCGTGCGGACCGGGCGACCCTGCGCCGGGTACTCGTACGCGAACTGTCCGCGGCCCAGGGCGACGTGCTGTGGGTGTGGTGGGGCGGGCACGGCGTGCTGGACCGGGCCGGTCGGCTCCGGCTGTTCTGCGCGGATGCCGGCATCGCCGACAAGGTGGGCATCGACCTGGACTCCGCGCTCGCCCGGTACGCGGGAGACGCCGTGCCCGGTCTGCGCGAGCAGATGTGGATCGTGGACGCCTGCGAGACGTTCGAAGAGGACCTCGCCTTCCAGGAGGCGCTGCCCGCCGACGCCCTGCCCCTCGGCCGGCCCAACCATGTGCACCGGCAGACCGTGCTGCGGGCCGCCGGCCGGGGCAGGGCGGCCGCCAACGACCCCGTCCGCGCCACCGGTCTGTTCTCCGACGTCCTGCTCGGTCTGCTGGCCGACCGGGCCGGGCTGCCCGCGCCGCCTGATCCGGAGGAACTGTTTCCGGCCGTTCGGGCGCGCATCGCGGCCCTCAGGGAAGAGGGCCGTACCCTTCAGCATCCCGAGATCCGGCTCCAGGGCCCCGACCGCGGCGAAACCCTGCCGCCGGCCGGACCGCCCGCTCCGACGCGCCCCCTCGCGGCGCTGCACCGCGCCGTGGAGGCACTCCTCGCCTACCCCCTGATGCACGACCCGGGTGAACGGCAGACGGTCGTGGCAATGCTGAACCCCCGTGTCACAGGCGTACTCCGCCGCCACAGCAGTGCGCGCACCGACGTGGTCAACATCCTCGGCGGGCTCGTCCGCCGGAACCCGGAGGCGTTGTGGGACCTGTTCGACGCCGTGGTGTCCGTCGACGACGATCCGGAACTGAAGGAGAAACTGGGCGCCGCCATCGGTGAGTTGGCGTCTACGTCGCCGCGTCGACAGGACCGGTGATGATCAGTGGCGTGATCGTACGGTTTTCCCCCCGGGGGGTATTGGCCATGATGGAAGGACACGGGGCATCGCGTGCCACCGTGCGAGAAGGGGGAGCATCTTGGACCAGCCGCCCGCTCTGCACCGCACTGGAGCCGCCGCACCTGAACCGGTCGTCGCCACCGCGGGGGCCGATGTCTGGGAATCCGATCTGGCGGACCTCGCGGCGCTGCCCCTGAGCGCCGTGGACGGTCTCCCCGCCCTTCCTCCCACCACGCGCCTGCTGACCGAGGTGCTGCGTGCCCGCAGCAGCATGAGGAGCGGCGAAGGGCCGGGGGGCGCCCGAGCCGACTAGCCGCCGACCGCGTCCCGACGGCAGAGCCCCGGTGCGACACCCGTACGCGCACCGGGGTCCGCGCATGTCCGCCAACCCGACCGGAGGTCCGCGACGATGACCAGCGAGCAGCACCTCGCTCCCTTCCGCATGCCGGACCGGCTCTTCGCGGAGCTGGCCGCCGGAGGCGGCTCGGCAGCGGCCGTCGCCTTCCTCGAACGGGCAGAACGGGCGCGGCGGTTGCTGCTCCTGCGCACCCTCCTCGGCCACCTCGACGCCCTGCCCACGCCCCTCACACCCGTCGCCGAGGCCTGGCGGGTGCTCAAGGAGGCGGCCGAGAAGTCCCCCGAGCCGGTCGAACGCCTGCTGCTGGCCCCGCCGACCGGCGGCTGGATCTCCCACATGCTGCGCCGGGTCCACGGCACCGCGACCGGGCCGCCGCTGTGGGCGGAGGCGGGCCACCTGAGCGCGCTGGCCATCTCGGCGTCCCTGCACGCGGGCACGGAGACGGCCTTCGACGTTCCGCTCACCGACGGACGGCTGCCGCTGCCCGGCCTCGGGATGGTCCGACTCCCCGACGCCGGAGAGGGTTTGGCGGTCGGCCGGGCCACGACGGCCGGGGGAGAGCTGACGGTCGAGGGGCCGGGGCGCACGAACGGCTCGGTGCGGGTGCTCTGCCGTCCGCTGCGGCAGCGCGCCGGCACCGGCGGGGACACCTGGCTCCCGCTGCGCACCCTGACCCACACCGGCACCGGCGGTGCGGCCCCGGGCATCGTGGTGCTCGAAGACCTCGACCCCTACCGCGATCTCGACGACCACCTGCCCCCCGCCCGGCTCGACGAGGACGAGGCGCGGGAGTGGCAGCGGCTGTTCGGCGAGGCCGCGCGGATCCTCGCCCGCCCGGGCAGACCGGGCCCCGGGCGGGTCGACCCCGCCATGATCCGGGCGATCGTGCCGTTCGGACGCACCGGCGTCAGTCCGCCCCCGCTGCCCTTCGTGCAGGTGTCGGCCTCCAGCGGCGACTCCTTCGGCGGCATGCTCATCGTCCGCCCGGCCTCGGCGCTCGCCCTCGCCGAAACACTGGTGCACGAGCTCCAGCACAGCAAACTGGCGGCCCTGCTGCACCTGTTCCCGCTGCTGGAGGACGACCGGGCCGAGCGCTACTACGCCCCCTGGCGCACCGACCCCCGGCACCTGACCGGGCTGCTGCACGGCGCGTACGCCTTCACGGGCGTCGCGGGCTTCTGGCGGGACCGGCTGGCCGATGCGCAGAGCGTCGATGCGCCGAGCGTCAACGCACCGAGCGTCAACGCACGGAGCGCCGAGGCGGTCGAGCGGGCCGGCTACTTCTTCGCCCTGCGCCGCCTGCAGAGCCGCCTGGCCGTGCGCACCCTGCTCACCAGCGGCCGGCTGACCGTTCAGGGCCGCGCCCTGGTGTCGGGGCTCGCTCGCACCCTGGACGGCTGGCTGCGGGAGGACGTTCCGCCGGCCGCACTGGGCCGGGCCCGCACCGCCGCCGCCCTGCACCGCACCGAGTGGCGGCTGCGCAACGTCACGCCCGCCCCGGCCGCCGCGCCGTCGGCCCTCCGCTTCCGCCCCGACCGCACGTCCTGGCCGGACACACGCACCCAGGGCTTCGCCGCGCGTCCCACCGTGCCGCGCACCGCCGACGAGCACCTCGCCGCCGGTGACGCGGCCGCCGCGCTCGTCCGGTACGCCGATGTCCTGGCCGACGCTCCGGCCGAGCCGCATGCCCTCGCGGGCTGGATCGTCGCCCGGACGATCCTCGAACCCGGCCGGGCCGCCCGCCGGATGCTGGCCCGGCCCGAGGAACTGCTGGAGCCGTCGCCGCGGGTGTGAGCCGGCCCTGCCCCGCTTGTCGTCGCTGCGACGAGAACTGGCGGTCACGGAAACGGTCGAGGAGCGCGTCAATACGCCCTTCGATGGTCAGGATGGAGGCATGGCATACCACGTCCACTCCGAGGCCGGGCGGCTGCGCCGCGTCATCCTGCACCGGCCCGATCTCGAGCTCAAAAGGCTCACCCCCAGCAACAAGACCTCGCTGCTCTTCGACGACGTGCTGTGGGTGCGCAGGGCCCGCGCCGAGCACGACGGGTTCGCCGATGTGCTGCGCGACCGGGGCGTCGCCGTCCACCTCTTCGGCGACCTGCTGGCCGAGACCCTTGAGGTCCCGGCGGCCAGATCCCTCGTCCTGGAGCGGGTCTTCGACGAGAAGGAGTACGGCCCGCTGGCCACCGACCCGCTCAGAGCCGCCTTCGAGAACCTGCCCGCGCGGGAGCTGGCCGAGGTCCTGATCGGCGGCATGACGAAACGCGAGTTCCTCGACGTGCACCCGGAGCCGACCTCGGTGCGCTTCCACGTCATGGAGCTGGACGATTTCCTGCTGGGCCCGCTGCCCAACCACCTCTTCACCCGCGACACCTCCGCCTGGATCTACGACGGCGTGTCCATCAACGCCATGCGCTGGCCCGCCCGGCAGCGCGAGACCGTGCACTTCGAGGCGATCTACCGGCACCACCCGCTGTTCCGCGACGAGACGTTCCACGAGTGGTCGGAGGGGCAGACCGACTACCCCTCCACCATCGAGGGCGGGGACGTGCTGGTCATCGGCAACGGGGCGGTGCTCATCGGCATGAGCGAACGCACCACTCCGCAGGCCGTGGAGATGCTCGCGCACAAGCTGTTCGCCGCCGGGTCCGCCGAGACGATCGTGGCCCTCGACATGCCCAAGCGGCGTGCCTTCATGCACCTCGACACCGTGATGACGATGGTCGACGGCGACACCTTCACCCAGTACGCGGGCCTCGGCATGCTCCGCTCGTACACCATCGAACCGGGCGTCGGCGAGAAGGAGCTGAAGGTCACCGACCATCCGCCGGAGCACATGCACCGCGCGATCGCGGCCGCCCTCGGCCTGAACGAGATCCGTGTGCTGACCGCCACCCAGGACGTGCACGCGGCCGAGCGCGAGCAGTGGGACGACGGGTGCAACGTCCTCGCCGTCGAACCCGGGGTCGTGGTCGCCTACGAGCGGAACTCCACCACCAACACCCATCTGCGCAAGCAGGGCATCGAGGTGATAGAGATCCCGGGCAGCGAGCTGGGCCGGGGGAGGGGCGGGCCGCGGTGTATGAGCTGCCCGGTCGAACGGGATCCGGTGCGGTAGGGCCTCTGGGGTTCCCCGGGCTTCGAGTTCCCCGCAGCATCTGTATAGGCATGCTGGCTTTCGTATAGTATTCCAAAAGTCTGTGTCCCCGTATTCTTGGAGCGCCCTCATGGCGACTGTCCCGACCGCCCTCGCCGGCCGCCACCTCCTCAAGGAGCTGGACCTCACCGAGGACGAGTTCCGCGGTCTGGTCGAGCTGGCCGCCGAGCTGAAGGCCGCCAAGAAGGCCGGGGCCGAGACCCAGCACCTGCGGGGCCGGAACATCGCGCTGATCTTCGAGAAGACCTCCACCCGCACCCGCTGCGCCTTCGAGGTCGCGGCCGCCGACCAGGGCGCCTCGACCACGTACCTCGACCCCTCCGGCTCGCAGATCGGGCACAAGGAGTCGGTCAAGGACACCGCGCGGGTGCTGGGCCGGATGTACGACGCGATCGAGTACCGGGGCGACAGCCAGCAGAAGGTGGAGGAGCTGGCGGCGCACGCCGGTGTCCCCGTCTACAACGGGCTCACCGACGACTGGCACCCCACCCAGATGCTCGCCGACGTGCTGACCATGACCGAGCACTGCGCCAAGCCGCTGACCGAGGTCGCCTTCGCCTACCTGGGCGACGCCCGCTTCAACATGGGCAACTCCTACCTGGTCACCGGTGCCCTGCTCGGCATGGACGTCCGTCTCGTCGCGCCGAAGGAGTACTGGCCTGCCGAGGAGGTCGTCGACCGGGCCCGTGCCCTCGCCGTCGGCAGCGGCGCCCGCATCACGCTCACCGAGACGGTGGACGACGGCGTGCGCGGCGCCGACTTCGTCGCCACGGACGTCTGGGTCTCCATGGGCGAGCCGAAGGAGGTCTGGGCCGAGCGCATCGCCGCCCTCGCCCCGTACGCCGTGACCATGGACGTCCTGCGCGCCACCGGCAACCCGGACGTGAAGTTCCTGCACTGCCTGCCCGCCTTCCACGACCTCGGCACCAAGGTGGGCCAGGAGATCCACGCGGCCCACGACCTGGAGTACCTGGAGGTCTCCGACGAGGTCTTCGAGTCGGCGCACTCGGTCGTCTTCGACGAGGCGGAGAACCGGATGCACACGATCAAGGCGGTCTTGGTGGCAACCCTGGCCTGAACAGGCCTTATGCTGACCGGCGGCCCGGAACCACCCCTTCTCCGCGGCCACCGCGCGACGAACCCGTCGCATCCCGCACCACCAGAAACGAGCACCACCCGCATGCCCCGCTTCAAGTCGTCCCATCTCCTGGTGGCCGAGTCCGGCGCCGACCGCGAAGGCCACGGCCTCCGGCGCACGATGGGCCTCTTCCAGCTCGTCTGCTTCGGCGTCGGTGCCATCGTCGGCACCGGCATCTTCGTCGGACTGTCCGATTCGGTCGCCCAGGCCGGCCCGGGCGTCGTCGTCTCCTTCCTGCTCGCCGCGGCCACCTGCGTCTTCACCGCGTTCGCCTTCGCCGAGCTGGGCGGCGCGATCCCGGTCTCCGGCTCCTCGTACTCCTTCGCCTACGCCGGTCTCGGCGAGGGCACGGCCTTCCTCGTCGGCTGGTGCCTGCTGCTGGAGTACGGCGTCTCGGTGTCCGCGGTGGCCGTCGGCTGGAGCCAGTACGTCAACGAGCTCCTGGACAGCCTCGTCGGACTGCACCTGCCCACGGCCCTGTCGGCCGGTCCGGGCGAGGGCGGCGTGGTGAACCTCCCGGCCGTGATCGTCATCGCCATGGCCGCCGTCCTGCTGGTCCGCGGGGTGCGCGAGAGCGCCCGGGCCACGGCGGCGATGGCCGTGCTGAAGCTCGCCGTCCTGGTGGCCTTCATCGCGATCGGCTTCACCGCGTTCGAGGACGGCAACCTCACGCCGTTCTCGCCGACGGGCCTGGCCGGCATCGGGGCGGGCACGACCGCCGCCTTCTTCTCGTACATCGGCTTCGACGCGATCACCACCGCCGGTGAGGAGGCCAAGAACCCCCGCCGGGACATCCCCGTGGCGATCCTCGTCTGCATCGGCCTGGTCACGCTGCTCTACTGCGCCGTCGCGCTCGCCGCGATCGGCGCCATCGGCGGTGACGCGGTCGGCGGCCGCCCGGCGGCACTCTCCTACGTCGTCAACCAGGTCACCGGCTCCACCGTCGGCGGCGGGGTGATCGCCTTCGGCGCGGTCGTCGCCATCGCCTCGGTGGTCCTCGCCGTGATGTACGGCCAGACCCGGATCCTGATGTCCATGTCCCGCGACGGGCTGATCCCGCGGGTCTTCGAGAAGGTCTCGCCGAAGACCTCCACGCCCGTCGCCGGCACGCTGATCGTGGCGGTCGTCTTCGCGCTCCCCGCGGCCTTCGCCCCGCTGGACGCGGTGGTCAACCTGTGCACCATCGGCACCCTCGCCACCATGGCCGTCGTCAACATCACGGTCATCGCCCTGCGCCGCCGCGAGCCGGGCCTCGCCCGCACCTTCCGCGTGCCGCTCTACCCCGTCACCCCGCTGCTGGGCGTCGGCTTCTGCCTGTACCTGATGTACGAGACGGGCGCGACGACCTGGATCCAGTTCGCCGGGTTCCTCGCGGTCGGGATCGCCCTGTACCTGCTCTACGGGCGCCGGAGCTCCCGGCTGGCCGCGGTCACACCGACGGACGCCGCTGAGCCGGTACGAGAGGCAGTCTGAACCAGACGGCCTTGCCGGACTCGGTCGGCCGGTGCCCGCAGGAGGAGCTCAGGGCGCGGATCAGCAGCAGCCCGCGCCCGTGCTCCTGCCAGGGGTCGGGCGGCCCGCCGGCCGGACGGGTGAGGTCGCCGGGCGGGGCCGGGTCACCGTCGTGGACCTCGACCTGGCAGCCCGACGGCAGCAGCTCCACGACCAGCTGTATCGGCGACTCGCCCGTGGTGTGCTCCACCGCGTTGGCCACCAGCTCCGCCGTGAGCAGCTCCGCGGTGTCACAGTCCGCGCCGTGTTCCAGCTCGGCCAGCGCCGTACGGACCAGGGCGCGGGCCACGGGCACCGCCGCTGCGGTGTGCGGCAGCGCGATGCGCCAGGAGGCGGGGGCTGAGGGGAGTTCGTACACGGCGGGTCCGTTCATGGAGCAGGACATCCTGCTTTCAACCTGATGAATGGTACGGCGCCGCTCTCCGGGGACGTCCGAGGGGCACCGTCGGGAGGCGCCCTTGCCTCCCTGCCGACGGCTTACCCAGGTGAACGCGGCGCCGCGCACAGCTGATCCCGCCGTTACGCCGATGTGGACGATCTGTGACGGATGTGACCGGCCCGGGGCATGCCGGGCCCACACCGAAGTCCTACCCGGACGGTCTATCGCGCACTCATGACGACAGTCACGGATGAGTGATAGCTTCGGAGGGTAGAGCTCAGTGAGGCAGTGCCCGCCCGAGGAGGCCGCACGTGATGAGTCCCTTCACCGGCTCCGCCGCCCGCACCCCCGGCTGGGAGCATCTGCGCGTCGACGTCGCCGACGGCGTCGCGACCGTCACCCTGGCCCGCCCCGAGAAGCTCAACGCGCTCACCTTCGGCGCCTACGCCGACCTGCGCGACCTGCTCGCCGAGCTGTCCCGGGAGCGGTCCGTACGGGCCCTGGTGCTGGCCGGCGAGGGCCGCGGCTTCTGTTCCGGCGGTGACGTCGACGAGATCATCGGCGCGACCCTCGGCATGGACACCGCCCAGCTCCTGGACTTCAACCGGATGACCGGCCAGGTGGTCCGGGCGATCCGGGAGTGCCCGTTCCCCGTCGTCGCGTCGCTGCACGGCGTGGCGGCGGGCGCCGGAGCGGTCCTGGCCCTCGCCGCGGACTTCCGCGTCGCCGACCCCACCGCCCGCTTCGCCTTCCTCTTCACCCGCGTCGGCCTTTCCGGCGGCGACATGGGCGCGGCCTACCTGCTGCCCCGGGTCGTCGGACTGGGCCACGCGACCCGCCTGCTGATGCTGGGCGACCCGGTCCGGGCCCTGGAGGCGGAGCGCATCGGCCTGATCAGCGAGCTGACGGAGGAGGGCGCCGCCGACGAGGCCGCGCAACGACTGGCCCACCGCCTGGCAGAGGGTCCGGCCCTGGCATACGCCCAGACCAAGGCGCTGCTCACGTCCGAACTGGACATGCCCCTGGCGGCCTCGATCGAACTGGACGCCTCGACCCAGGCCCTCCTGATGACGGGAGAGGACTACGCCGAGTTCCACGCCGCGTTCACGGAGAAGCGCCCCCCGAAATGGAGCGGACGATAGTGGATGTCCCCAAAGGGGCGCGGGGAACTGCGCGACAAGCCGCCCACGACCCGCAGCCGTCTACCGGGCCGAACCACCCCCTACGCGTCGCGATCATCGGCGGCGGCCCCGGCGGCCTCTACGCCGCCGCCCTTCTCAAACGCCTCGACCCCGCACGGCAGATCACCGTCTGGGAACGCAACGCGCCCGACGACACCTTCGGCTTCGGCGTGGTCCTCTCCGACGAAACCCTCGGCGGCATAGAGCACGCCGACCCGGAGGTCTACGAGGCACTCCAG
It encodes the following:
- a CDS encoding enoyl-CoA hydratase family protein, producing the protein MSPFTGSAARTPGWEHLRVDVADGVATVTLARPEKLNALTFGAYADLRDLLAELSRERSVRALVLAGEGRGFCSGGDVDEIIGATLGMDTAQLLDFNRMTGQVVRAIRECPFPVVASLHGVAAGAGAVLALAADFRVADPTARFAFLFTRVGLSGGDMGAAYLLPRVVGLGHATRLLMLGDPVRALEAERIGLISELTEEGAADEAAQRLAHRLAEGPALAYAQTKALLTSELDMPLAASIELDASTQALLMTGEDYAEFHAAFTEKRPPKWSGR